The Spartobacteria bacterium genome has a window encoding:
- the ybeY gene encoding rRNA maturation RNase YbeY, whose amino-acid sequence MDALRIPKMNVEINNLQNQHNLRLNQLEELLELLMLGARAYLPDRQWDDVSVAIMDDEQIAEVNLAYVGHEGPTDVISFTYPPDPAHPHRFSGEILVNAQLAWEEGLVRESPSNELAFYLAHACLHLMDFDDATPAQRTYMHELQQMLLDQPAVRTLITQGFYEPT is encoded by the coding sequence ATGGACGCATTGCGTATCCCAAAGATGAACGTGGAAATAAACAATCTTCAAAATCAGCATAATCTGCGGCTGAATCAGCTCGAGGAACTGCTGGAACTGCTCATGCTGGGCGCGAGAGCCTATCTGCCGGATCGCCAATGGGATGACGTGTCGGTGGCGATCATGGATGATGAACAGATTGCCGAAGTGAATCTGGCCTATGTCGGCCACGAAGGCCCAACTGATGTCATCTCTTTCACCTACCCGCCTGATCCGGCTCATCCCCATCGGTTCAGCGGTGAAATACTCGTAAATGCTCAATTGGCATGGGAAGAAGGACTGGTTCGCGAATCGCCCAGCAATGAACTGGCTTTTTACCTGGCTCATGCCTGTCTTCATTTAATGGATTTTGATGATGCAACCCCTGCTCAGCGAACCTATATGCACGAACTGCAGCAGATGCTGCTTGATCAGCCAGCCGTCCGTACACTAATTACCCAAGGATTCTACGAACCAACATGA